One Ranitomeya imitator isolate aRanImi1 chromosome 1, aRanImi1.pri, whole genome shotgun sequence DNA window includes the following coding sequences:
- the NEUROG2 gene encoding neurogenin-2 encodes MVLVKSEFREEEMSSPCSMSTSSLSPQPCTSDDEQQFTPSLPSEDGIMGTDATKKPRRNRTRNNKNGEVVLKIKKTRRLKANNRERNRMHHLNSALDALREVLPTFPEDAKLTKIETLRFAHNYIWALSETLRLSDQLHGCTTSSVLIHDSPPSPSPSASSWSCTSSPSSSCGSLSPASPASSTSDILDYWQPADRLLHGALTQQNLSYLITK; translated from the coding sequence ATGGTGTTGGTAAAGAGCGAGTTcagagaggaggagatgtcgtcacCTTGCTCCATGTCCACCTCCAGTCTATCACCTCAGCCCTGCACCTCAGATGATGAGCAGCAGTTCACCCCTAGCCTACCATCAGAAGATGGAATAATGGGCACAGATGCCACCAAGAAGCCCAGGCGTAACCGTACACGCAACAATAAAAATGGTGAAGTTGTCTTGAAGATCAAAAAAACCCGCCGTCTGAAAGCTAATAATCGGGAAAGAAACCGCATGCACCACCTGAACTCTGCCCTGGATGCTCTCAGGGAAGTGCTGCCCACCTTTCCTGAGGATGCCAAGCTCACCAAGATAGAGACCCTACGCTTTGCACACAACTACATCTGGGCGCTGTCTGAGACCCTACGCCTGTCAGACCAACTTCACGGCTGCACCACGTCTTCTGTGCTGATCCATGATTCCCCGCCTTCTCCAAGCCCTTCTGCTTCCTCATGGAGCTGCACATCCTCTCCCTCTTCATCCTGCGGCTCACTGTCCCCTGCTAGCCCTGCCAGCTCCACCTCGGACATCCTAGATTACTGGCAACCTGCTGATCGCCTCTTACACGGAGCCCTCACCCAGCAAAACCTCTCTTACCTGATCACCAAATAG